Proteins encoded in a region of the Chryseobacterium piperi genome:
- a CDS encoding sugar phosphate nucleotidyltransferase yields MKIIVPMAGRGSRLRPHTLTVPKPLIPIAGKPIVQRLVEDIAKVAGEEIEEVAFIIGDFGPEIEKSLLHIAEKLGAKGSIYYQNDPLGTAHAIKCAEDSMQGDVVIAFADTLFRADFQLDKNSDGVIWVKSVEDPSAFGVVKLDNYGFITDFVEKPQTFVSDLAIIGIYYFNSAEKLMSEINYIMDNDIKNGGEYQLTTALENLRAKGAKFTLGKVNDWMDCGNKNATVETNSKILDYEKEEMSHYPASAVIENSLIIQPCFIGENVKISNSKVGPGVSLGNNTVIVNSNIEHSLIQENTKINHGNLSNSMIGNSAQYFGVAREISLGDYSVLDFLSK; encoded by the coding sequence ATGAAAATTATCGTACCTATGGCTGGACGTGGTTCCAGATTACGCCCACATACATTAACAGTTCCTAAGCCTTTGATTCCTATTGCAGGAAAGCCTATCGTACAGAGACTTGTAGAAGATATTGCTAAAGTTGCCGGTGAGGAAATTGAAGAAGTAGCTTTTATAATCGGGGATTTTGGCCCGGAGATTGAAAAATCTTTGCTTCATATTGCTGAAAAATTAGGCGCAAAAGGGAGCATATATTATCAGAATGATCCCCTTGGGACAGCTCATGCCATTAAATGTGCTGAAGACTCTATGCAGGGAGATGTAGTGATTGCTTTTGCAGATACATTATTCCGTGCCGATTTTCAATTAGATAAAAATTCTGATGGTGTTATCTGGGTAAAAAGTGTTGAGGATCCATCGGCATTTGGGGTTGTTAAATTAGATAATTATGGCTTCATTACAGATTTTGTTGAAAAACCACAGACCTTTGTTTCTGATTTAGCCATTATTGGTATTTATTACTTTAATAGTGCCGAGAAATTGATGTCAGAAATCAATTACATCATGGATAATGATATAAAAAATGGAGGTGAGTATCAATTAACAACTGCTTTGGAGAATTTAAGAGCCAAAGGAGCTAAATTCACTCTTGGAAAAGTAAATGACTGGATGGATTGTGGAAATAAAAATGCCACGGTAGAAACCAACAGCAAGATCCTTGACTATGAAAAAGAAGAGATGTCTCATTATCCTGCTTCAGCCGTAATTGAGAATTCTTTAATTATTCAGCCTTGCTTTATTGGTGAAAATGTGAAAATTTCTAATTCAAAAGTTGGTCCCGGAGTATCTTTAGGAAACAATACGGTTATCGTTAATTCAAATATAGAACACTCTCTTATCCAAGAGAATACAAAAATAAATCACGGAAATTTATCTAATTCTATGATTGGTAATTCTGCTCAATATTTTGGAGTTGCCAGAGAGATTTCATTAGGTGATTATTCTGTTTTAGATTTTTTATCTAAATAA